A single genomic interval of Penicillium psychrofluorescens genome assembly, chromosome: 2 harbors:
- a CDS encoding uncharacterized protein (ID:PFLUO_003961-T1.cds;~source:funannotate): MFIIAPLSNCASAAKRDRFLEYISKIAPVTHRNEPKCQAYAWFRNAEDNDTIPHHWLRGLEVYENVEANTVTHRASAEYKAFRAAVGEEALLDRPSDLRFWRPSSVGFLTRDNELVNFMNSAETNHYIVVDELTPLAGYKNQVLEQLYRLAQDAKQVDQVLSFWVLHRGDGEQDESLLVFARYKGKKEWANFENQSKRTWTEAYELSGEQRRTTWVASGLGFLGR, translated from the exons ATGTTCATCATTGCCCCTCTCTCAAACTGCGCTTCTGCAGCGAAACGCGACCGA TTCCTTGAATATATCTCTAAAATTGCCCCAGTCACCCATAGAAATGAGCCCAAGTGCCAGGCATATGCCTGGTTCCGGAATGCTGAAGACAATGACACTATCCCTCACCATTGGCTGAGGGGACTAGAAGT GTACGAAAATGTTGAGGCAAATACAGTAACTCACCGTGCGAGCGCTGAATACAAAGCCTTCCGTGCCGCCGTTGGCGAGGAGGCGCTGCTCGACCGTCCCAGCGACCTGCGCTTCTGGCGGCCGTCGTCTGTGGGGTTTCTCACGCGTGATAACGAGCTTGTCAACTTCATGAACTCCGCTGAGACCAACCATTACATCGTTGTAGATGAGTTGACCCCACTGGCTGGATACAAGAACCAGGTCCTGGAGCAGCTGTACCGTCTTGCCCAGGACGCGAAGCAAGTCGACCAAGTACTTAGTTTCTGGGTGTTGCACCGTGGAGACGGTGAGCAGGACGAAAGCTTGCTGGTTTTTGCTCGATATAAAGGTAAAAAGGAGTGGGCCAACTTTGAGAATCAAAGTAAGAGGACATGGACGGAAGCCTACGAGTTGAGCGGGGAGCAGAGGAGAACCACTTGGGTGGCATCAGGACTGGGATTTTTGGGAAGGTAG
- a CDS encoding uncharacterized protein (ID:PFLUO_003955-T1.cds;~source:funannotate), which yields MASGWSLLIGLVIIVGASLAAWFLSPKGDNRTLWRSTLILSFVSCYLMWAIVFLAQWHPLIAPKRSDIRPERVPE from the exons ATGGCAAGCGG CTGGAGTCTTCTCATCGGTCTCGTTATCATCGTGGGTGCATCGCTTGCGGCATGGTTCCTTAGCCCGAAGGGCGATAACCGAAC acTCTGGCGCAGCACGCTGATCCTCTCCTTCGTATCGTGCTATTTGATGTGGG CAATTGTCTTCCTCGCGCAGTGGCACCCTCTCATCGCGCCCAAGAGATCCGACATCCGACCCGAGCGTGTACCGGAGTAA
- a CDS encoding uncharacterized protein (ID:PFLUO_003964-T1.cds;~source:funannotate), which translates to MATTVGQDHPKHDSLEVEDVELKSATYNPRAHLIPRPSEDEGDPLNWPMKLKLLILFQVCWLAFLGTWNTSVINPAYGLLSESLHISEVQASYQTTIAIALNGVGPFIWIPLANVYGRRFVYLFTTLIGFATALGSGFAKSYGALIGVRAINGLFPVSMALGPATVTDLFFYHQRGRALGIFTVMLSSGSHFASLFGGPVTAFVGWR; encoded by the exons ATGGCTACCACCGTCGGCCAAGACCACCCAAAGCATGATAGCCTAGAAGTCGAAGACGTCGAGCTCAAATCAGCAACATACAATCCAAGGGCCCACCTCATCCCGCGACCATCCGAAGATGAAGGTGATCCGCTTAATTGGCCGATGaagctgaagctgctcaTTTTGTTCCAAGTCTGCTGGCTTGCTTTT CTTGGAACGTGGAATACCTCTGTGATCAACCCAGCCTACGGTCTTCTATCAGAATCCCTTCATATCTCCGAGGTCCAAGCCTCCTACCAGAC TACCATTGCCATCGCCTTGAACGGTGTCGGCCCCTTCATTTGGATCCCGCTCGCCAACGTCTACGGCCGACGTTTCGTATACCTGTTCACCACGCTGATCGGCTTTGCCACAGCTCTTGGCTCCGGATTCGCCAAATCATACGGTGCACTGATTGGCGTTCGAGCCATCAATGGCCTCTTCCCTGTATCCATGGCCCTCGGCCCAGCCACCGTGACAGACTTGTTCTTCTACCACCAGCGCGGCCGCGCGCTCGGGATATTCACTGTCATGCTCAGTTCAGGCTCGCATTTCGCTTCCCTGTTCGGTGGACCCGTCACGGCGTTTGTGGGCTGGCGCTGA
- a CDS encoding uncharacterized protein (ID:PFLUO_003954-T1.cds;~source:funannotate) → MDRVQAFGKTFSANFSPFAQRTQQLIKEQLGQVDEKTQLPDEYIELEKRVDALKLVHQKLLQVTSQYSNEAYDYPPNIRESFNDLGRTINDKVTLLSQANSPAEAQAALTAPPSAKPQPKTFNHAIARASLAGSQTLAQSSESEDPLASALEKYALAEEKVGEARLAQDAQIQSRFLAGWNTTLNTNLMFAAKARKNVENARLMLDSIKASKKAAAHGDLDSLSEDARAEIEQAEDEFVGQTEEAVSVMKNVLDTPEPLRNLADLIAAQLEFHKKAYEILSELAPVVDGLQVEQEASYRKSREGA, encoded by the exons ATGGATCGAGTGCAGGCATTCGGTAAAACGTTTAG CGCGAATTTCTCGCCTTTTGCCCAACGCACTCAGCAGCTGATCAAGGAACAGCTGGGCCAGGTCGATGAGAAGACCCAGCTCCCGGATGAATACATCGAGCTCGAGAAGCGCGTCGATGCGCTGAAGCTCGTGCACCAGAAACTGTTGCAGGTGAC CTCCCAGTACTCCAATGAGGCGTACGACTATCCGCCCAACATCCGCGAATCCTTCAACGACCTCGGCCGCACGATCAACGACAAGGTCACACTCCTCTCGCAGGCCAACTCGCCCGCCGAAGCCCAAGCCGCCCTGACGGCGCCCCCCTCCGCAAAGCCGCAGCCCAAGACCTTCAACCATGCGATCGCCCGCGCCTCGCTCGCGGGCTCGCAGACTCTGGCGCAGagctccgagtccgaggacCCGCTGGCCAGCGCGCTAGAGAAGTACGccctggccgaggagaaggtcggCGAGGCCCGTCTAGCTCAAGATGCGCAGATCCAGTCCCGGTTCCTGGCCGGATGGAACACCACCCTGAATACGAACTTGATGTTTGCTGCGAAGGCGCGTAAGAATGTTGAGAATGCGCGTCTCATGCTTGACTCTATCAAAGCGAgcaagaaggctgctgcgcATGGTGATCTCGATAGCCTGAGTGAAGATGCCCGCGCGGAGATTGAGCAGGCTGAGGATGAATTTGTTGGCCAGACGGAGGAGGCTGTCAGCGTGATGAAGAAT GTCCTTGATACCCCCGAGCCCCTGCGCAACCTGGCCGACCTGATCGCCGCCCAGCTGGAGTTCCACAAGAAGGCCTACGAGATCCTCAGCGAGCTTGCTCCCGTCGTCGACGGTCTGCAAGTGGAGCAGGAG GCCAGCTACCGCAAGAGCCGTGAAGGCGCATAA
- a CDS encoding uncharacterized protein (ID:PFLUO_003959-T1.cds;~source:funannotate) — protein sequence MAIPGVLMRLSDNVSPIGIPKIEAKYTLKADDNKTPAHNTVYFLSDISPLLSSKEHYDADTATSPNTSWVICAFINGRDTGGAELQTSPYVPPTPPAQGSILVINGSTPHSDKEADYHAWYDQEHGTKLTLVPGWQAARRYSLVKVYGVAETANFYGFNFYDEENGLGGPEWRAGVTEWTLRIRSNAAKPNIRRVWKVEGTQ from the coding sequence ATGGCCATTCCCGGAGTACTTATGCGTCTTTCTGACAATGTCTCTCCCATCGGGATCCCAAAAATCGAGGCCAAATACACACTGAAAGCCGACGACAACAAAACACCCGCGCATAACACGGTCTACTTCCTCAGCGACATCTCGCCGCTTCTCTCGTCAAAAGAGCATTATGATGCCGACACCGCTACCAGCCCCAATACTTCATGGGTAATCTGCGCTTTTATCAATGGCCGGGACACGGGAGGTGCGGAGCTGCAAACCAGCCCTTACGTGCCACCCACGCCTCCAGCACAAGGATCCATCCTCGTGATCAACGGTTCTACTCCACACTCGGACAAAGAGGCAGACTACCATGCGTGGTACGATCAGGAGCATGGCACCAAGCTAACTCTGGTGCCTGGCTGGCAAGCGGCGAGACGATACTCCCTAGTCAAGGTCTACGGGGTGGCTGAAACAGCGAACTTCTACGGGTTCAATTTTTatgatgaagaaaatggTCTCGGAGGGCCAGAGTGGCGAGCTGGTGTGACGGAATGGACGCTGCGTATTAGAAGTAATGCTGCTAAGCCAAATATTCGGAGGGTGTGGAAGGTGGAGGGTACACAGTGA
- a CDS encoding uncharacterized protein (ID:PFLUO_003958-T1.cds;~source:funannotate) yields MAPSVIHPDPVDEVPAKTGVNSHQNGSASARSNLDPFYKIVEQPIGTRRPIRVACMGAGYSGLMMAIVFSEKMKDKNAELVIYERNEDLGGTWLENRYPGCKCDIPAHNYAYSFAPNPDWPNYYATSQQIHEYMHSVADKYDCNNYIKYQHTIKSATWNEDTVKWEIQVKRADGSILGDEVDVFINAGGVLNKWKWPNIEGIDTFKGKLVHSARWDDEYDFTGKKVASIGIGSSGIQIVPQLAKVVDSMDVYVRTQTWISPAPGINEPTANDPDMDSEYNFTEGSLDMFKDPQVLRDYRAAIMDRRIENFKRAIADSDLQKRAQEIFRKSMLERLGDTPKGRKLAEYLLPSFPVGCRRQTPGPGFLETLTQDNIDLRWDDVARITEKGIMTRSGEEKEYDVIVCATGFDTSFRPSLPMIGRNGVDLAKKWETEKPEAYFGILVPDMPNYFCFIGPNSPISNGSLVLGIQATAVYVYKWLEKLQTEMVSSFVVRQDANDEYNQHMQQFLERTVWTRGCRSWYKRGTVDGPVVAIYGGTSFHFMEALKNPRWEDCHIERLPDARSNRFAYLGDGFSLRETKSGSVGATQTLDFDEYWNLFVLPEIHN; encoded by the exons ATGGCACCGTCCGTGATACACCCAGATCCTGTTGATGAGGTTCCAGCGAAAACTGGGGTCAATAGTCATCAAAATGGCTCTGCGTCTGCCCGCTCCAACCTTGATCCTTTCTACAAAATCGTTGAACAGCCTATCGGCACCCGGCGTCCGATCCGAGTTGCTTGTATGGGCGCTGGATACTCGGGACTCATGATGGCAATTGTATTCAgcgagaagatgaaggatAAAAATGCCGAGCTCGTCATTTATGAGCGGAATGAGGATCTGGGGGGCACGTGGCTTGAAAACAG ATATCCAGGGTGCAAGTGTGACATCCCTGCACACAACTACGCGTACAGCTTTGCGCCGAACCCTGACTGGCCGAACTATTATGCCACTTCGCAGCAGATCCATGAGTACATGCACAGTGTGGCGGATAAGTATGACTGCAACAATTATATCAAGTACCAGCATACCATCAAGTCGGCTACTTGGAATGAGGATACGGTCAAATGGGAGATTCAGGTGAAAAGGGCCGATGGGTCTATTCTCGGGGATGAAGTGGATGTATTTATCAACGCTGGCGGTGTTCTAAA CAAGTGGAAGTGGCCGAATATTGAAGGCATTGATACCTTCAAAGGAAAGCTTGTTCACTCAGCCCGGTGGGATGATGAGTACGATTTCacaggaaagaaagttgCGAGCATCGGCATCGGCTCTTCTGGAATTCAGATCGTGCCGCAGCTAGCCAAGGTTGTCGACTCAATGGACGTCTACGTTCGTACACAGACCTGGATCTCACCAGCGCCGGGTATCAACGAGCCGACGGCCAACGACCCGGACATGGACTCGGAGTACAACTTCACCGAGGGCAGCTTGGACATGTTCAAAGATCCCCAGGTACTACGCGATTACCGGGCAGCTATAATGGACCGCCGAATTGAAAACTTCAAGCGTGCCATTGCCGACAGCGATCTCCAGAAACGTGCTCAAGAGATCTTCCGCAAGAGTATGCTCGAGCGGCTGGGTGATACCCCCAAGGGCCGAAAATTGGCAGAGTACTTGCTGCCCAGCTTCCCTGttggatgccgacgacaGACACCCGGACCTGGATTTTTGGAAACCCTAACGCAGGACAATATCGATCTGCGGTGGGACGATGTCGCGCGGATCACCGAGAAGGGGATTATGACACGATCAGGCGAGGAGAAAGAGTACGACGTGATTGTGTGCGCCACCGGGTTCGACACATCATTCCGACCCTCATTGCCCATGATTGGACGCAATGGTGTCGACCTGGCCAAGAAATGGGAGACCGAGAAACCCGAGGCATATTTCGGGATCTTGGTGCCGGACATGCCCAATTACTTCTGCTTCATCGGGCCTAATAGCCCCATCAGCAACGGGTCCTTGGTGCTGGGGATCCAGGCAACGGCAGTGTACGTCTATAAATGGCTCGAGAAACTGCAGACAGAGATGGTCAGTAGTTTCGTGGTAAGGCAGGATGCCAATGACGAGTACAATCAGCACATGCAGCAGTTCCTGGAGCGAACCGTGTGGACGCGGGGTTGTCGAAGCTGGTACAAGCGCGGCACTGTTGACGGGCCTGTTGTAGCGATCTACGGTGGCACCTCGTTCCACTTCATGGAGGCCCTCAAGAACCCGCGCTGGGAGGATTGTCATATCGAGCGCCTCCCGGATGCTCGCTCGAACCGATTTGCCTACCTGGGTGACGGATTCTCCTTGAGAGAGACTAAGAGTGGCAGTGTTGGAGCAACACAGACGCTGGATTTTGACGAGTACTGGAATCTGTTTGTGCTGCCCGAGATCCACAACTAG
- a CDS encoding uncharacterized protein (ID:PFLUO_003957-T1.cds;~source:funannotate), with amino-acid sequence MGGQNCHAEVTFQDNVKWLARFRLVKTSSPPLEVRDWILQSEAATMLYLQQHTCIPTPKVFDWACESDLKNTLRFGYIMMEKLDGKPLDWQQATIQQKEKVMQQLVDIFLEIEKHPFQKLGSLVSMADSIDVRGLAHQSLFQMGKGPPGPFFSSLEGSQAMLKSYLPMIASGEIDCSCPLDNYLIHKFHLDNVSTLWEDAPSDEKFFLKHPDDKGDHILINDSFDIVGVIDWEWTQTVSKAEAFSSPCMMWPLASFYSGLNELAADELRLAAILQERGHEDLAKCVINGRKVQRFFFGLGPESSFLSMQELRDMFAGLQQAFDFNYEGWEQWKSRSVEKWKDDTLLLSLLKQE; translated from the coding sequence ATGGGGGGCCAGAACTGCCATGCTGAGGTCACATTTCAAGACAATGTCAAATGGCTTGCACGTTTTCGCCTTGTGAAGacctcctctccaccactAGAGGTCCGTGACTGGATCCTTCAAAGTGAAGCTGCTACCATGCTTTACCTCCAACAGCATACCTGCATTCCAACACCAAAAGTCTTTGACTGGGCCTGTGAATCTGATTTAAAGAACACACTTAGATTTGGTTATATTATGATGGAAAAGCTAGATGGAAAGCCCCTGGATTGGCAACAGGCAACTATCCAACAGAAGGAGAAAGTGATGCAGCAATTGGTGGACATATTCCTTGAGATTGAAAAGCATCCCTTCCAAAAACTGGGCTCACTTGTCTCCATGGCAGACAGTATAGATGTGAGAGGACTTGCACACCAATCACTATTCCAGATGGGTAAGGGCCCGCCTGGcccattcttttcttcattgGAGGGGTCACAAGCTATGCTCAAGTCCTATCTTCCAATGATTGCCAGTGGCGAGATTGATTGTAGTTGTCCGCTGGACAACTACCTCATCCATAAATTTCACTTGGACAATGTGAGCACACTCTGGGAGGATGCACCATCAGACGAAAAATTCTTTCTCAAGCATCCAGATGATAAAGGTGATCACATCTTGATCAATGATTCTTTTGACATTGTGGGGGTCATAGACTGGGAATGGACTCAAACAGTATCCAAAGCGGAAgccttttcttctccatgcATGATGTGGCCTTTGGCCAGTTTCTATAGTGGGTTGAATGAATTGGCTGCCGATGAACTGCGACTAGCTGCCATTCTCCAAGAAAGGGGCCATGAAGATCTAGCCAAGTGTGTCATCAATGGTAGGAAGGTGCAGAGATTTTTCTTTGGTCTTGGGCCTGAAAGCTCCTTCCTGAGTATGCAGGAACTTCGAGATATGTTTGCGGGACTTCAGCAAGCTTTTGATTTTAACTACGAAGGATGGGAACAATGGAAAAGTAGGTCTGTCGAGAAGTGGAAGGACGATACGTTGCTACTCAGCTTGTTGAAGCAAGAATAA
- a CDS encoding uncharacterized protein (ID:PFLUO_003962-T1.cds;~source:funannotate), whose amino-acid sequence MSPEDRFSVSQKLREGLIKSTGIVGAARTGNAMRALATCIPVELREKESPRSKESDETARQRGKEFWTRIYSRNRVFDPEASVRASPDYAFIIREVLYGRIFSFDGVIDDLTTGYVIVSALYGMDCPNQLQHHMKGMLINGATRQELKTLQDLCLGLANILDVKFRHEPASIPEMPE is encoded by the exons ATGTCTCCGGAAGACCGCTTTTCCGTGTCTCAAAAGCTTCGGGAGGGGCTGATTAAGTCCACCGGCATCGTCGGTGCCGCGCGAACGGGTAACGCAATGCGAGCCTTGGCCACTTGCATACCAGTTGAGCTCCGAGAGAAAGAATCTCCCAGATCTAAGGAATCAGATGAGACTGCTAGGCAAAGAGGGAAGGAATTTTGGACGAGAATATACTCTCGGAATCGAGTGTTCGATCCTGAGGCGTCGGTGCGAGCAAGTCCCGACTATGCATTTATTATCCGAG AGGTGCTGTATGGACGGATATTCTCCTTTGACGGCGTCATTGATGATTTGACAACGGGATATGTAATTGTCTCCGCGCTTTACGGCATGGACTGTCCGAACCAGTTGCAGCATCATATGAAGGGAATGTTGATCAATGGTGCCACGAGGCAGGAACTCAAAACACTACAGGATCTGTGCTTGGGGCTGGCCAACATTCTTGATGTCAAGTTCAGGCATGAACCTGCCTCTATTCCTGAGATGCCGGAGTAG
- a CDS encoding uncharacterized protein (ID:PFLUO_003960-T1.cds;~source:funannotate), with the protein MAPPLNPLPSFDELPLREGDPPNSAWGLWGDGSDSALGSLNYLTDELVLKTIKEEVKTGERIGLNLPLDLFNPPLLGRAGFEQKIIDKNPLVVNDDVITFNTQGSSQWDSLRHFAYQQDKKFYNGTTQADIHASGRTEINGLQSWCSKGLAGRGVLIDYVSYAQRHGIEVNHFAGHAISVEDVFAIAEEQGVDFCTGDVLFLRTGYVAAYKALDAEGRERVSNVREWCGLGQSRETTEWLWKRQFAAVVSDSPGFEVRPPTDKKWHLHPILLAGWGTPLGELFDLDKLAEICAKNNRWSFFFTSAPLNYAGAVASPPNATAVL; encoded by the exons ATGGCTCCTCCGCTCAATCCTCTTCCTTCATTCGATGAGCTTCCCTTGCGCGAGGGCGACCCACCAAACTCGGCCTGGGGGCTATGGGGCGACGGGTCAGACAGTGCACTGGGATCCCTGAACTACCTGACTGACGAGTTGGTGTTGAAGACAATCAAGGAAGAGGTGAAAACCGGAGAGCGCATTGGCCTAAA CCTTCCTCTTGATCTATTCAATCCGCCACTTCTGGGACGGGCCGGTTTCGAGCAGAAGATTATCGACAAGAACCCGCTTGTAGTCAACGATGACGTG ATTACTTTCAACACTCAAGGAAGCTCTCAATGGGATAGTCTGCGTCACTTTGCTTATCAGCAAGACAAAAAATTCTACAACGG GACCACTCAAGCCGATATCCACGCTTCTGGCCGCACAGAAATCAATGGATTGCAGAGCTGGTGCTCGAAAGGGCTCGCGGGTCGGGGCGTATTGATCGACTATGTATCGTATGCGCAACGTCACGGTATCGAAGTGAATCACTTCGCGGGTCACGCCATCTCAGTCGAAGACGTGTTCGCCATCGCTGAAGAGCAAGGAGTCGATTTTTGCACTGGAGATGTGCTTTTCCTGCGTACTGGCTATGTGGCCGCCTACAAGGCACTAGATGCAGAAGGGCGAGAGAGGGTCTCCAACGTGCGCGAGTGGTGCGGCCTAGGTCAGTCTCGAGAGACAACAGAGTGGCTCTGGAAGAGACAGTTTGCTGCCGTGGTGAGCGATTCGCCTGGATTCGAAGTACGAC CTCCGACAGATAAGAAGTGGCATCTTCACCCGATCCTACTGGCCGGATGGGGTACACCACTAGGGGAGTTGTTTGACCTAGACAAGCTGGCGGAGATCTGTGCCAAAAATAATCGCTGGTCCTTCTTCTTTACATCGGCACCGTTGAACTATGCTGGTGCTGTGGCTTCACCTCCAAACGCGACAGCTGTTTTGTGA
- a CDS encoding uncharacterized protein (ID:PFLUO_003956-T1.cds;~source:funannotate), which yields MPICIECSYPVSHLYSTYSRADDRSLGKGVRLTQCPRCHRFADKYVEYDFVVLFIDLVLIKPQVYRHLLFNRLGRDDDKFDRSIIRLGILLLLFDVYLTWARLEKSPSLATTFVSRAPIIIQYLFFLSLNAAATLAHHLTVRLLASILVPKSHRYGGVDISGNGTAGDTTPLPSGPPTPTTIRASPSSHSFTTQSQLPGNLATSPTKSNPNPGSSNDVTSPIDPSPNPQGPSLATRPPPPVRRASTAPPQNVQPLPPPTAASPAAISTALLVSSCAKLFPILLVIWGTDGNGNSNEQAAGGAGRPPTHSAPMHNAFRRTATVLTDHPSSAGAALSDQGESWLASAASSLCASTPTTYLTALFDLLASLLSLGVVDTHLVLLSNIEALYILLGCGYLRAVAVAVTGQVARWAVQKVILGAVGVG from the exons ATGCCCATCTGCATCGAATGCTCCTACCCAGTCTCACATCTGTATAGCACCTACAGCCGCGCGGATGACCGCTCGCTGGGCAAGGGCGTGCGACTCACCCAATGTCCCCGCTGCCACCGCTTCGCCGACAAATACGTCGAATATGACTTTGTCGTGCTCTTTATCGACCTGGTGCTCATCAAGCCACAG GTGTACCGCCATCTCCTCTTCAACCGGCTCGGGCGAGACGACGACAAGTTTGAT CGATCAATTATCCGTCTCGGcatcctccttctcctcttcgacgTCTATTTGACCTGGGCACGCCTCGAAAAGTCTCCCTCGCTGGCCACTACCTTTGTCTCCCGCGCCCCCATCATCATTCAAtatctcttcttcctgaGTCTCAATGCGGCGGCCACCCTTGCGCACCACCTTACAGTCCGCCTGCTAGCCTCAATACTGGTTCCCAAATCCCACCGCTACGGCGGCGTGGACATCAGCGGCAATGGTACCGCCGGCGATACCACCCCCTTGCCATCCGGACCTCCTACGCCCACAACTATCCGCGCATCACCATCGTCACACTCCTTCACTACTCAGTCGCAGCTCCCCGGAAACCTCGCAACAAGCCCAACGAAATCAAACCCCAACCCAGGCTCCTCCAACGACGTTACCTCTCCGATAGACCCATCCCCAAATCCGCAGGGCCCATCTCTTGCAACACGGCCCCCTCCGCCAGTCCGACGCGCGTCGACAGCACCCCCACAAAACGTTCAACCCCTGCCGCCACCAACAGCGGCCAGTCCCGCGGCAATCAGCACCGCGCTTCTAGTCAGCAGCTGCGCCAAGCTGTTCCCCATCCTCCTGGTAATCTGGGGCACCGACGGCAACGGTAACTCCAACGAGCAGGCTGCCGGAGGAGCGGGGCGTCCACCTACACATTCAGCGCCCATGCACAACGCATTCAGAAGAACTGCCACGGTACTCACTGACCACCCGTCTTCAGCTGGAGCTGCGCTCTCGGACCAAGGTGAATCCTGGCTTGCGAGTGCTGCGTCGTCGCTGTGCGCTTCGACGCCGACTACGTATCTTACTGCGCTGTTTGATCTGCTTGCTTCGTTGCTTTCGCTGGGCGTGGTTGATACCCATCTTGTGCTTTTGAGTAATATCGAGGCATTGTAcattcttcttggatgcggATATCTGCGTGCTGTGGCTGTTGCTGTGACAGGGCAGGTGGCAAGGTGGGCGGTGCAGAAAGTGATTCTGGGTGCTGTAGGAGTGGGCTAG
- a CDS encoding uncharacterized protein (ID:PFLUO_003963-T1.cds;~source:funannotate), producing MDFSKYGAPSKEWLEFIARNPAAAKDGFSGNDILEASQLRQAVNANREVASQKLMAESGLKDRVDVSTLSIPSRAGHTIPLRRYSPVGQHGQRQDPRQGLIYFHGGGFLFGSEKSDDYLCAIMADSLGVVVLSVIYRHTPEWSHPAPHDDTEDTMAYIERSLPDLGIDAAKGLSVLGISAGAGLAAAAVLRDLRGQRLIQGVTLSIPWLIHVDNYPFNHFVASEKTAQMQCRDAPVIPWPRLKMFSDLLRAEDPADPLLNTALVPDVQLRNWPKTAFVVAGMDPLRDDGLLFSRRLEALG from the coding sequence ATGGACTTCTCAAAATACGGAGCGCCAAGCAAGGAATGGCTGGAATTTATCGCTCGCAATCCGGCCGCCGCCAAAGACGGGTTCAGCGGCAACGATATTCTGGAAGCCTCGCAGCTCCGCCAGGCTGTGAATGCCAATCGCGAGGTTGCCTCTCAGAAGTTGATGGCCGAGTCAGGTCTGAAGGATCGGGTTGACGTCTCGACACTTTCAATTCCTTCTCGTGCCGGCCACACCATTCCGTTACGCCGGTATTCACCAGTTGGCCAGCATGGGCAACGACAAGATCCACGACAGGGCTTAATATATTTTCACGGTGGAGGGTTCTTATTTGGATCTGAGAAGTCAGACGATTATCTCTGTGCCATAATGGCTGACTCGCTGGGCGTGGTTGTTTTGAGTGTCATCTATAGACACACGCCAGAGTGGTCCCATCCAGCCCCGCACGATGATACCGAAGATACCATGGCGTATATAGAAAGAAGTTTGCCAGATCTAGGTATTGATGCAGCTAAAGGACTATCTGTTCTGGGCATCTCAGCTGGTGCTGGACTCGCCGCGGCTGCGGTACTTCGCGATCTTCGGGGGCAACGCTTGATCCAGGGCGTGACACTGAGTATTCCCTGGCTTATCCATGTGGATAATTATCCATTCAATCACTTTGTCGCTTCTGAGAAGACTGCTCAGATGCAATGCCGCGATGCACCGGTGATTCCATGGCCTCGACTGAAGATGTTCAGTGATTTGCTTCGTGCAGAAGACCCTGCTGACCCACTGCTTAATACGGCATTGGTGCCTGATGTGCAGCTACGTAACTGGCCAAAAACAGCATTTGTGGTAGCTGGAATGGACCCGCTGAGAGATGACGGACTGCTCTTCTCTAGAAGACTGGAAGCACTGGGGTGA